From Candidatus Binatia bacterium:
CTTGCCTTTCCGGCCATGCTGATGGCGGGATTGGATGGAGTCAAGAACAAGATCGAGCCGCCGAAACCGATCGACAAAGACCTCTACGAGTTAGAGCCCCATGAGGCGGCCAAAGTGAAGTCGATGCCGGGGTCGTTGGATCAAGCGCTCGACGCTCTGGAGAAAGATCACGACTTTCTTTTAAAGGGAGACGTGTTCACCAAGGACGTGATCGAGACATGGCTCGATTACAAGCGGAAGAAAGAAGTCGATGCGATCCGGCTTCGTCCCCATCCGTATGAGTTCGCATTGTACTACGATATATAAAAGGACAGGCATTCTCCGCGTCGAGCGGGTCAAGATGCGAAGGAGGACAATATGAAAAAGATCGAGGCCGTCATCAAACCCTTCAAGCTGGATGAAGTCAAGCAGAAGCTTACCTCCATCGGCATCTCCGGCATGACTATCACCGAGGTGAAAGGTTTCGGCCGGCAAAAAGGCCACACCGAGCTTTATCGAGGGGCCGAGTACAGCGTCGATTTTCTTCCCAAGGTGAAGATCGAGATCCTGGCGCCAG
This genomic window contains:
- a CDS encoding P-II family nitrogen regulator, which gives rise to MKKIEAVIKPFKLDEVKQKLTSIGISGMTITEVKGFGRQKGHTELYRGAEYSVDFLPKVKIEILAPAELAPKIVETIRESAQTGKIGDGKIFISNVEEVIRIRTNERGEDAIR